ctctgcatccctgtggatctgagctcaccttctgtggtcatgagtaggaacattccaagctgtcccaatattgacccatcttcctcaggattttttttaagtgtatccACCAGTGTCATACCTGAAGCCTCCCAGGTGTCTCAGGCTGGGGGTTTATCTGTCCAGCTGAGCATCCCTAATGCATGTCAGGGTCCCCACCAGCAGTTTCTGAGCACCTCAGTGCTACCAGATGCCCCAATGACATGGGATCCAGAGCTCCATCAATGAGGACACATCAACTAGGAAAATCTATACTTGCTGAGTTGGTGGAACAGAAGAAGCAGGTCAGAACACAGTGCATATGTTGCCAGAAAGCTGACAACATGTAGGCGGCCTGTTggaactatgtgtaagcctgatagagcttagggagaaccactcccgtccttggatggaggtctgagaagataacctcttggtgagtctctctcaaccgaggggGGAAACTcaaacttggttctttccttcttgactctcaggcccacagaaaccccaatacttccctccattaaccgcaggccacatggccacagattcacttattcaaagtcaccttctgatcacagaagaacacaccttatcacacacttcatcacacacctcagaccccagacaagagaaattccaaactatatggctctttgatatccatcttctctctgtctcaccctatgggtttaacccctatgtttccctcaaatacctttggataattaagttgcttgcgtcatggagaataactgtcttgtatctcatcaattcctgtcataccaaccccctaccttaggggcatgccgactgttaagaaacctgtaatttctgacatatttcagtaatattcccttcatttgtttttctatttaactcatgtcccctttgctaataaacgagctctgagttctgagttaacatgctgaggagctccctggtgtcttttacttcatgtcaccactgtcgtgagcgagaaagaaccagtcgttacctttcccctggagatcaccccgccagagagacCTGACAGTGGCCCACACCCTGCCCATGGCCCTGCCTCCTGCTGACCAGAACAAGGCAGTCAATAGTTGGTACTCGTGTTGGCTCCTCAGCAAGGCTGAGATAATGAAcaaggctaaaagtggacctgccctgtgaccctgcaattcctctcctggggatagatcctaaggaacccaacacaaccatccaaaaagatctgtgtgcacctgtgttcatagcggcacaatgtgtaatagccacaacctggaagcaacccaggtgtccaacaacagatgagtggctgagcaagttgtggtctagatacacaaaggaatactactcagctattaaaaatggtgaactcaccttttttcagcccatcttggatggagcttgaagaaatcgtgttgagtaaggtaagtcagaaacagaaggatgaaggcgggatgatctcactcatagaagttgaaaaacaagatccaaagataaacactaagcagaacgtggactggagttggtgtattgcaccaaagtaaaagaatctgaggTGAGGGGAGGGTTTGGGTCGTGGAACAGGAtgctggaggaggacctagtgggggttgtattgttatgtggaaaactgggaaatgtcacctatgtacaaactactgtatttactgtcaactgtataccattagtcccccaataaagaaaagaaaaaaaaaaaaggcagtccgAAAAGGTGTGAGATTTTGAACAAGTGAGTTAATCTTTCCAGGCCTCAGCCCATCTGTGAAATGGTCAGTCATCTCCTCAGGCTACTGTGCTCAGGGTGCCTTTGAAGTGCTTGTCACTGTCTGGTCTGCAGTGCTGAGAGacagttgtggtgcacctggttaagcacacacattaccaagctcaaggtcccaggtttgagcccctgctccccatctacaggagatttgcttcaggactggtgaagcaggactgcacgtgtctctctttctctccccttacctcccctctcctctaagtttctctctgtcctgtcaaataaaaacagaaaggaaaaagcagGATGAAATGGTTGCtcggagcagtgggtttgtagtactggcatcaagccccagcagtaaccctggaagcaaaaaaaaagggggggggggaggggcagttcTCATGTGACAAAGATGCTTCTGCCAGCCAAGTCCAGAAGAGTGggcatttatttctcttttcaaatTCCTTTACACACACAGTACAGAgacagtttttctcctcctggttCTCAGGATCCCTCCATCTTGCAGTAACCTCAGAGGCCTCCACCTTCCTGCAAATATCCCTGTTGAAATCTTACGAGAGTCCCAGCCTGTGAGCAGGATGCTGGAGTCTCTGGCTTGAAAAGAAACGCCCACACGTAGCTCTGCTCGCCATGCACGTGGGGAACCCAGCAGCAAACAGTGAGAGTTAGGGCCAAGGCTCAGTTTGAGCTGGCAGCTGCGTGATTACTTGCCACGTGGACTGTGCCTACTGTGACTGGTGCCAGGATTAGGGGGAGGTAAAGCTCCCTTCTGACCACAGTGGTCAAAAAGGATAAATGACCAGCACCCCACAGAGCTGGCAAAGACACTCTGGGATGTCACAGAGCAGCACGGAGGCAAAGGGTACAGGAGCGGGCACAGGCTGGGAGCACTGCCAGCCTCCCAACCCAGCAGCCGGCACGATGCCAGGATTTTCAGCAGCTCCTCCCACCTGTGCTCAAGTCTCTCACCTGAAGAATCCTGGAAAGCCAGGCCTCCTAGCACTCCTCCCCTGTCCctagctccccagccccccaggccaCCTGCCAGCACAAACACCCCATCCTTTTGCAGTGCCCCTGAGATCGCAGGACCCCTGATCTCCAGCACTTCCTCAGCTGAGTCTCACAATTCTTCTGTGGCTCTTACCCATCTCGGTCTGCAGTGTATGCTAATAACATCCTCATTCCACCCACAGAAGAAGAGAGGACTTGCAAATGACCATACCTGCACCACTCCAAGGTCCCTGGgtgaaagaaattcaaataacCCAGGGAGATCGTTTTTTTGTTATTACTTCAGCTGCTGGTATGAGGAAAAATGAAGTGGTAGTGGGCAGGGCACAGGAGATGAAAAGATTAAAATTCACTGTGTGGCATTACTAATCATCTGCTTTGAAGTCTTCAAATATTGTTCTTGAAGAATACTGTCTATGTAGGAAAATTGCTGTATTTTTATGAACCAACCAGAGAGCCAtcaaagtccttgattcacttcaCAAAAATTAGACGATTTGGGAGAACGCAAGTCTCACCTTGCCTcttgcctttcttctttctcagatcTTTTCAAAGATATTCACTTTGTTGTCACTGAGACATCACCGCCCCAAGACAATGTTTTGttttagagaggaaaggggggggggggaggaaggcacACTCAAGTGAGTGCCCATGTCaccatgcaaagacccaggttcgagcccccagccctccccccagTCATGGGGGGAGatccatgagctgtgaagcagggctgcaggggtctctctgtctctctccttgtctatctccccttcaacctcattttctctctgtctctacctaataaatgaataataaagaaACTTCATTAAAAGAGgagacaggggagtcgggcggtggcgcggcgggttaagcgcaggtggcacaaagcgcagggacccgcgtaaggatccccatctgagcccctggttccccacctgcaggggagtcgcttcacaggtggtgaagcaggtctgcaggtgtctttctttctctccccctctctgcatttctctctgtcctatccaacaatgacgacaccaataactacaacaataaaaaagggaataaataaatatttttaaaaagaacaaatttatttttttttaaaaaagtgtcctccagtgtggtgaggccGGGCTTCAAGCTGGGGGCAAAGTGTGACCGTCATGCCAaccccccctttgcctttcttccTGCCAAGTCTGGTTCATCTGGAAGGTCCTTTCTACAGCTTAGCTTGTGTCAACTCACATGCCTTAGCGCTgggtgttgggggggaggggtgaggcctccccagcaggtggggaccaggggggtgaggcctccccagcaggtggggaccaggggggtgaggcctccccagcaggtggggaccaggggggtgaggcctccccagcaggtggggaccaggggggtgAGGTCTCCCCAGgaggcaggtgggggccaggggtgagGCCTCCCCAGCAGGCGGGGCCAGGCTTCCCCCCATTTACTGCCCTAACAGGGCGCCCTGTCCTTTGGCATGAGGGCACGGCCGGATCTCAGAGAGCAGCTCGGCAGGGGCCAGTCCAGCGGCCTCGCTCCACCCGGCTTGAGCGGGTCTCGGAATTTTCCTTGAGTTTGCTGCCTGTGGGAAGGACACCGGTGGGCTCCTTGTGCCAGGGGCTTTGGGCCCTTCGGAGACACTGTGGGAAGGCAGGGATAGCCGGCCGGAGCGCGTCTCCGACAGGCTctcggcctcagtttcccctcctGTCAAGCGAGTGGGACCCGGGGACCCCTGGGAGGGACGCGGGGCGGGGGCTGGACCCACGAGCGCCCCTTGAGGACCCGCCTCTCCCGCAGCCTCGGCCCGGGACCCTCCACGGAGCCCCAGCAGCCGCCCGGCCCCGGATCCGCGCTCGGCCCCGGCCCGAACCCCGGACGGAGCCGCCCCCGGGCCCCCGCCATCCCGCAGCCGCCCCGCAGCCGCCCCCGCAGCCGCCCCGCAGCCGCCCCGCAGCCGCCCCGCAGCCGCCCCGCAGCCGCCCCGCAGCCGCCCCGCAGCCGCCGGGTCCCCCAGGCTCCGCCTCGCGCCCGACCCAGAGCTCCGCGCCCGACCCAGAGCTCCGCACCCTCCCgcaccgccccgccccgccccgccccgccccgcgcgaGGAAGCCCGCCCACCGCGAGTCTGGGGCGGTGCGGGGCGGCGGGCGGAGCCGAGCGGGGATTCCTGCTCCGGGCAGCGCGGGACCCGCACAGCACAGCGGTCAGAGGGCCCCGCTTCGGCTTCGGGGGCGGCGGGGAAGCCCAGACGCAGACGCGCCGAGAGGGATCCCCGCGCCCAGCCGCCGCCGCGGGCTGCCAGCTGCCGGTGCCCGAGCCCCGCGGCCGCCCCGGACTCGCCCGTCGCCCGTCGCCCGTCGCCCGTCGCccgtcgccgccgccgccccgccgccgcccGGGACtcgtcctccgcccgcccggcccCGCGCCATGCAGCCGCCGCCCGCCCggaccccggccccggccccgcacCCCTAGGCGCCCTCCCCGGCCATGCTGGCCCTGCTAGCCGCCCTGCTGGCCGCCGCCTGCCCGCTGCCGCCCGCCCGCGGCCTCCCGGGGGCGCCCTCCAACGCCTCGGCCTCCGCGtgggcggggggcgcggggggcccCGCGGAGGCGCCCTGCAACATCAGCGTGCAGCGGCCCATGCTGAGCTCGCTGCTCGTGCGCTGGGGCCTCCCGCGCGGCTTCCCCTGCGACCTGCTGCTCTTCTCTACCAACGCGCACGGCCGCGCCCTCTTCGCCGCCGCCTTCCACCGCGTCGGGTCCCCGCTGCTCATCGAGCACCTGGCGCTGGCGGCCGGCGCGCCCCAGGACCTGCGGCTGTGCGTGGGCTGCGGCTGGGGGCGCGCCCGCCGCGCCGACCGCCTCCGCGCCTCCGCCTCCGGGCAGTCCTCCGCGCTGCCCGCCtaccccgccgccgccgccgccgccgccgccgccgccgcggagCCGCCCGGGCCGCCGTGGCTGCAGGCCGAGCCGCTGCACTTCTGCTGCCTGGACTTCAGCCTGGAGGAGCTGCAGGGCGAGCCGGGCTGGCGGCTGAACCGCAAGCCCATCGAGTCCACGCTGGTGGCCTGCTTCATGACCCTGGTCATCGTGGTGTGGAGCGTGGCCGCCCTCATCTGGCCGGTGCCCATCATCGCCGGCTTCCTGCCCAACGGCATGGAGCAGCGCCGgaccgccgcccccgcccccgcccccgccgcgggGACCCCCGGGGGGACGGCACCCAAGTGAGCTGCGACCCCCGAGGGTGCGTCCTCCTCGGCGTCTCCCGGGAGGGGCCCCGAGACGCCCCGGCCGCCTGCGGCGCGAGGTCTgtgcgagcgagcgagcgagcgaacGGGGCCAGCCGGCCCCAGCACCCAAGGGTGGCGCCCGCGACTTGGAGGACGGCGCGGGGAATGGGGCCCTTAACCCTAGGTCGCAACACCACCCCGTCCCCAGCGCGCCcgccctccttcccccccccccccccgcacctacGTGCCCTACATTCAAGGCAGAACATGACCAAatcctgtgtgtttgttttatatatttaataaccgttttaaatgaaagttttagtaaaaaaaaaaaaaatcaaattgctATTGCCGTAGTCAGAGAAGCTCTTTGTATCTGAACATAATTGCATTTGAAGTTCCTTGTTTGGTTTTGGATTtattgaatggggggggggagcactgAACACTGATCTGTTGTTATGTCTGAAAATGAACTTTCTGAACCTTTTTCCAAGTGGCGTGACTTGATGGGCGTTTCTTCTTGTACCTCTGTGGTTTTTCGGCTTTTAATACAGTTTCCTTCAGAGACCCACCTGtcgctttttctttattggattgaGAAGGAAGAGCCCCAGGATGACAAAGTGTCCTCCCTTGGACCCTGAGGGAAGGAATCTCCCCCTCAAATAAAGGGCCAGTTCCGTCCCTCTCACCAGCCTGGCTGGGTTGAGGTTGTCAACCCTCCAGTTTAGCTCCGGGGCATCCCAACACCCACCCTACACCCACCCTCCAAGCCCGGTACACGAGGCACACACTTGGCCCTGTGCTGTGCAGGCTTGTCTGTGATCTCTTTCtacacacccccccccacctctccacaGGCCGCAAATACACCCAGGAGGTGCTATAGGAGTCAGATCGATAGTTCTCTGCACTTGGATGAGTCAGCGAGGGAGCCGGGCATGTAGATTGCCTTCTCATGGGTAAACATCTCAGTTTGGAAGTTTTGGGAAATGCATCACCTGCAGGGGCTGATCTTGTCATCTGCCATCATAtttaattaagatttttttttttttcttaagggaaATCCCTGGGAACTTACTAGTTAATGATCACAAGGCCTTCGTCACTCTTTGCACCTTCAAGTGCAGTCAGTTCCAGGTTCTTCTCAGCtgtcaagaaaaagagaaagagagagaaaatgaagaatgCTTAAAGTGACCACGTAAAAATCATTTTCAAACACTATTAGAAAGGTTGCAAAAGAAACTGTCTCCTGCTTTATTTCCTCCCACTTTTGAGAGTCTGCTGGACATTGCTCCACAGATAGAGTTTCTCAAGTGGGGGTGACCTAGGAACTTGGTAAGAGACACAGAATTGGGTCCCCACCCAGGACTTAACTGAATCAGAACCTCCTGCAGGAGCCCGGCAATCTGCTTCCAAGGGGTTCTGATGTGTTTCAAGCTTGGGAACCGCTGGGCGAGGGGTGGAAGGGAATCTTAGCTACGGACTCCTTTTATCCTGTGATGTCTTTGTTACATCAAGGAGAAGCCCCGAGAGTCTTCTGAAGATTCTGGCTCACAGCCCCACAACTCAGCTATCTATTCCCCGGACACTGGAGAAGGTTTTTCTGATGGTAGCTCGCCAGTCGGCGAATACCTGACTTCTGTGTTCCAGAGTCAGGTGGCTTGTGAGCTGCTGTCTTTTCCAGTCACGTGGTAACAAGCAGGTGGGAATCAGTACCTGCGGGCCTTGGTCATGCTTTTGATAGAGTCATGATGTGATGTAAttcagggagacagaaagatatgccCTTGTGCTGTCTTAGGCTCATTCCTGAGAGTCGGTCCTTGACACAGGAGACGACAGAGCAAGGATGTGTGTTCTCGCCCTGTTACCCTGAGCTTACCCACTGGAAGAAGGAAGCCAGGCTCAGCTCAGGGTCTGTGCCCTCAAGTCATTTTGACTTGCACCATCTCAGCAGCGAAGCACTTCAAACTATACGTTTTACTCAAGGTCAGTCATTCGTTTTTCTTTGACGGAAAAGGGAATATACCACTGTAGTCTTATGTGCGCATGTGTGGAATTCCAGGTTCTAGCTCATTATTATTTCTTGAAGCTATGTTGATTTGTCTTACGGCAGAAGgagaagcagagcactgctccagcacaCGTGTTTCTGAAGGAAACAGATGGCAGATAAacgcaagttctgtgctctagccACTGAGCAACATCTGGCTCGCTGTAGACCTTCACAAGGCCTCCTTGCCACAGCTTGAGATGAGACGCAGTGACAGATGTGTCCCCAGTAAACTGAGCTTCAGTCCCCGTTATTCTGACTCCTCCCCAGGGAGACTCTAGCCCCAGGGGGCCATGCTCACCCTCTAAAGCCAGCAGGCTGTAGGCAACCTCACTGGCTTGTCTAGATTTCACTGGGAAAGCAGGGCCCTGCCCCTAGACCTGAATGCTTTTGTTTCCTCTAGGACTTATTGTCCCTCTCATTATGAGTAATGAGGTGTGATGTTCTCAGATCCCCTGTCATTGGATGGGACCTTGTGACTCTAATCAGTGAGCCGGTAGGATATGACTTGGCTTCCTGGCCCAAAGCCACACCCACTTCTTAGGGCCTCATGTGCAGTGACTGGCCAGCACAGAGGCATCAAGGCCCGACACTCTTGAGACAGCTCTGGAGTCCTCCCATCTTGAGATTCCCACACCTCCTGGGCTGGCTGAGGCTTCACGGCAAGGTCTCAGTTCCCACCCCCTAGTCCTACCTCGTCCCCACCTACCCTTCCACGAGGATCAATCTAAGAACAGTCCCTGGTGGGCTTCCTGCATGCTGGTCTCAGCCTGTTTTTGAGGAGAGAGGTGTTGGGGGCTTGGGATGGCTAAATGCCATGAGAAGCAGGTGATGCTACTGCTTATCGCCTCTATTCCCCTCACACAGGTCACTTGGTAGTAATATTCACGGAGAGTGGTCCCTGTTCAGTCATGTCAAAGTTATGTCTGCTTTTGTTGCTGCTCCCAGCAGGCATCTACCAGCCAGGATGCACTGGGCTAAGCTGCAGAACTTAGTCACCGTCCTATCCTGATTTCACATGAGAAATGTATTCCCAGTTCATGCTCCGTGTCCCCTGTGTGAGAAATGTATTCCCAGTTCATGCTCCGTGTCCCGTGTGAGAAATGTATTCCCAGTTCATGCTGCGTGTCCCCCGTGTGTGAGAAATGTATTCCCAGTTCATGCTGCGTGTCCCCCGTGTGTGAGAAATGTATTCCCAGTTCATGCTGCGTGTCCCCCGTGTGTGAGAAATGTATTCCCAGTTCATGCTGCGTGTCCCCCGTGTGTGAGAAATGTATTCCCAGTTCATGCTGCGTGTCCCCCGTGTGTGAGAAATGTATTCCCAGTTCATGCTGCGTGTCCCCCGTGTGTGAGAAATGTATTCCCAGTTCATGCTCCGTGTCCCCCGTGTGTGAGAAATGTATTCCCAGTTCATGCTGCGTGTCCCCCGTGTGTGAGAAATGTATTCCCAGTTCATGCTGCGTGTCCCCCGTGTGTGAGAAATGTATTCCCAGTTCATGCTCTGTGTCCCACATGGACACGGCTCTGCACTTTGGAATCACACACACGTCCAGGCTGGAGAGGACTCAGACTTGGCAACATGACCGCTGTCCCATGAGGTAGCAGACAGAGCGTGTGTCCACGGGCCACCCAGTGCTCCCACCGAGAAGTCATATCCCACAGGCTCACAGATTAGAGTCTCGAGGCCCCGTCCAATGACGGGAATTCACGGACACCGTATTTCCAGTTGCCCAGATGAGAGGAACACCTGTGTGGGTGAGAACCACAGACCCAGCACCGCTACTCCTGCACCTCCCAAAAGACTTAGGGGACTTTGGTGAGTAGATAGGTGACTCACCCTGGGGTGTCAGCCCTAGGCGCTCCCTGTGACCCCTCGTGGGTGGCCCACACTGACAGCTAGATGCTGCCCCAGGAGCTTTACAGGCCCTGAGAGTCACCAGGCCTGAGGTCACTCTACTCTTGGCTTAGGAAGGGCCCAAGGTGATGGGAACGAAAACAGCCTGGATCTTCTGATCTGGGAGTCAtctggaggaggaggatgaggtgaGAATGAAaactggggagagaagggggccgggtggtggcgcacctggttaagtgcacatagtactaagcaaaaggaccttcacaagggttcgagcccccagctccccaccagcaggggagataCTTGAtacatgatgaagcaggtctgcagctatctgtctttctccctctctatcttcccctcctctctcaggttttctttctgtcctatgaaataaaatggaaggacagaagccagacctccagccTTCTGTGTCCCACAGAAATCTTtcgtccagactcccagagggatcagaGCAGGGATCCTTCCAAGGGGGAGAGAGGATATggcacgctggtggtgggaattgtatgaattgtacccctcttatcgaaaaatcttgtcgatcattattaaagcactaataataatttttaaaagaagttgaaaaacaaggaaacacagagcagaaggtggactggagctggtgcgcTGCACCAAAGtccaggactctggggtgggggagggttcgggtcctgggacaggacagcagaggaggacctagtgggggttgaattgttctgtggaaaactgggaaatgtttcatATGTACaagctactatattttactgtcgactgtaaaccagtaatcccccaataaagaaaaaaaaatggaaggaaaaggggaaaaatgactacaaagaggagtggattcatagtgctgg
Above is a window of Erinaceus europaeus chromosome 12, mEriEur2.1, whole genome shotgun sequence DNA encoding:
- the TMEM158 gene encoding transmembrane protein 158; the encoded protein is MLALLAALLAAACPLPPARGLPGAPSNASASAWAGGAGGPAEAPCNISVQRPMLSSLLVRWGLPRGFPCDLLLFSTNAHGRALFAAAFHRVGSPLLIEHLALAAGAPQDLRLCVGCGWGRARRADRLRASASGQSSALPAYPAAAAAAAAAAAEPPGPPWLQAEPLHFCCLDFSLEELQGEPGWRLNRKPIESTLVACFMTLVIVVWSVAALIWPVPIIAGFLPNGMEQRRTAAPAPAPAAGTPGGTAPK